Genomic DNA from Trichoderma asperellum chromosome 5, complete sequence:
AGACTCGCTGCTGTTTTTCACTCTCTCCCTTGTTATccgtttctctttttttgccgcTCGCTCTCTTCCCGGTGCTCTCTTCAAAGTGCTCCGTGCTCCGTACGGAATACTGTGCTTTGTAGCGTGACGACAGAACCTCTGTATGCCGTTGACGCTTGTCCGCGCACGTACTGCCATGATTGTGCAGGCAGAATACCCAGCCAATCGCCTATgccttctctgctcttccaTCAATTTCGGCTTGTCCCATTCGTCATGGGCTGCTAAGTGGCCACGGTCGTTTGGACGATGCTGCGTTCCGTCATGCCGCACCACGCCGTTAACGCGGCGACCCATAAGCACCAATCCTAAAGGCTAAACCGTCGTCCTCCCGCCACTATCGCGCTTTGgaacttctttttaaaaatggACGCTGAGATTTAGCGCTGGAGCAGTCGTCGGCAAGCACTACTTTCGCCTGCAGGCAGACGTTTGACAAGGGCTGTCTCTCCTTCAACTTGTCTCAGATCTCAACGACATCTAACCGATGGCCAACCTCCTATTTTTCTCGTCCATTCTCCCCCGCCTCTTTATGCAGGGCATTGTTCATAGGACTGCTCCATCTATTGGCTAGCTCATTTTCTGTCCTCGTGAGCTTCGTCGGTGTTGTCTCGCGCAAAGGCAACAAACAACTTACTGCAGCGttggaaagggggggggacAGGATACGGTAAGCCTCAGCTCTGTCACAAGGAGTTCATTCATACGACGCCCGGACATGCTTGTACAACCACATTGTCGATCTGTCAAGCGAGCTTCCGGACGAAGAAGCACATGTACAGAGTACAAGCACACACATCATGAGGGAACGAGGGGGGGGTATGCTATGCCAACGCGCGACTCGGCCTATATCATGCATTAGCTCGCGTGCGCTTCAAACCTCACTGCATTTCGGTCCCTATCACGGTAAAATTATTGCCTATGCGGTCGCAAATCTCCGTACTGAGTGACTTGTTCGTCATCACCCCGCGTCGTTATCAACATGTCGTCTTCTGGGGGCCATTATGGAACGTTGTTTGAAATACTATGTAAGGGTAAGGAATATCCCCTGCGATGAGCCGGATGCCGAGGAGCTGGGATGTATGCAGATCACAACAAACCGTAGTACTTTTCCGTAAACTCGCTGCGAACAGCTGTTCTTTGCCGTACTTGACTTTCAAGTCTTAATTTCTTGAGCACCCTAGGATTATCACATCCGCGCCACTCCTATCCATATTGGTATTTCCCTTTCCGCTCTAATGACACGGTGCTATCTACGGATATTTGAAAAACGCCCTCCAGCCCCTTTTGGTGTAGCATCCCAAGTGGCTTTTCCTGGTTCCTGCCATCCCAATGGACACCCAGGCTGTGGAGAAGTCGGCACACTGAGCTGTGTAGCATTTGCCCGTGAGAGTGTATTCCCATCcattcatccatccatgCATGACGGCTCTCACCATTAGCTATGTCGGCATGGTGCATATCAGATTGTGCAATATTGGAAATCGCATTCCTTTTGGTGACGGCGTTGCTGCAAGTACATACTGGtttataattactgctactatAGCAATCATGGACACTGGGCGCTGCCAAGTAGTAATTGAAATTCGCGTAAGGGTGCTCTAAGTTGCATCCTCATTACTAATAATAATCATACTATCATCCCTTTCAAGGAAAATATGGTAGCAGCAAAGCACCATGGTTCGTCATAAAAAATCAACATGTCATTATACGCTCTATTCCCCCCTAGTGCTAAATTCCTTGGCTTCGCCCTTCTGAGGCCATGTTCCAGAGATCAGTGGTCATCATATCCACATCAtcaagctgcagcctctcTGCCCATGTCTGAGCAGCATCGGAACCTGATCCGCCCACGACGTTTTGAGCGAGAGAAGCATCAAGGTGTCTCTGGTATCAACCGGTTAGCTCGCCAGACCCGGCCGCACGACAGTCACACTTGAACGGGAACTACTACTCCAGAGGGGAAGAAGCTTACCCAGTCTACGTTATTAGCGGACAACATCCACGACATATCAAATTGGTCAAGGCCATTTGCCATTGGCGCATTGCCGTTAGTGAGAATGGTTGACGTATTGGCGGCAGTGGTAACTGGGTGCCCCTGGGAGAAGGGTGTCGGCCCAGAACTTGAAGCTGAATCTAGAGCCTCGTGTTAGTATCTGAtgacttgttttttttctctctttctttgttgcGGATTTTCTTGATTGATACGAACCTTCAAACCCACTGGCGGTCGCATAATCAGACAGATTTCCAGTGACATCAAGGGATGATGATATTACATGGCTAGATGCTGACCGGGACAATTCCCCTCCACTAGGTTGCGTACttgatgaagctggtgaGATTCTGTCGACTGGTCTTCCGAGTTTAGCCAGCATAACAGCCAACGTATCCGCCGTCTTCTTTAGATCCGTcagtttattaaatacttggCGGCTGATGTCATACGATCGCTTAATCATCTCAATCAGCTCGTCCTTGGTCGGCGATTCCCTCTGTCTGCCAGCCGTGCTGAAACCATTGCCATCGTCCGAATAGCTTTCGTTCTGAATAGTGAGGTATAATATCATGGCTGCCAGCATGAAATCGTGTACGGCGAGCGAGGTCATGAACCAACCAGACCGGCCGAGGACGTTTCCAGGTCGGCATCCCAGCCAGGAGGAATATTGAAAGCCCAGTAGCGTGATAGCGGCATCCAGGCATTGATTCCGCGAGTAGTCATGCTCGGGCTTTGGCACGGTCTCTGCTAGATAGCGTCGATGCAGAACGCAGCGACACTTGTGGTATAGGGAGGCGAGTCCGTATCGCTGGATGATCTGGTGGGGCTCCTCGCCGATGCACTCCTCCAGCGGCTTGACGTACATGAATGACGGGACGCTGTTCCAGGCTTCCTTGAGGAGGTTGTCTAACTGTAACACCTCGCTGTAGCTCGGCGGTGTTAATGAATGGGCTTGCTGGGCGATTTTTCTGAATACCCGAAGGAGCCTAGACTTGTGAATAGCATAAGTCATGGTTGAGTAGACTGAATCTGGCCGAGGAGTTGGTAGCTCCTTGCAACTGTCATCAAAGTCGTCGTCTTCTAGGTTGCGGGGCAGGTCTGTATCGGCCTCGATCCCACCGAGCATGCTCGGCAGTCCCATGTGAAAAGAGACGAGGAGGTCGATCTGGACGGCCATGTTCCACTGCCTCCGCCGCATCTCGCCTTCAAAGGGAGAGATGTTGGCCAGGTGGGACGGGTCCCGATGGAAGCCCATCTTGAGCATCAGCCGCAGGCAAACGCCGGATAAGATGTAGCAATTCATCTGAGCCGCCCGGTTGAGGACAAAGTCGGCCTCAACGTAGAGGATAAAGGCGGGGATCGTTACGGCCGTTGGCTGAGAGTATTTGCCCCATATCAACGCCCATCCTGCGGCTGAGCGGTATTGCTTGATTCTGTCCTTTATGGAGACTGGAGAATCACCCTCGACTTCGTCTGGCGCGGAGAAGTTGTTGAAAAACACTCCCATGGTGAGGACTGTAAATAGGAGAGCTATCCAGTGAAGCGAGACCTGGTTGGGGTTTTGCCAAAATTGCACATACTGGATGACATTTGAGATTAGACACGACGGTATCTCCGGGTCGCATGGGCTTGTTTGGGCCAACTCACTTCTTTTGTAAAGGTCGGACGGTGAATAATGTCTGCATCCCACAAGTCAGCCTCCAAGAAAAATGTCTCATAAACTCGACATAGCGAGGGGTTGAAGGCGATATACTGACGTTGAGATGGGCTTTTGGATGAAAAGTATCGCGTAACCAGCCGATCCACCACATGCCGTTCGGGCAGCTGAGCGAGAAGCTCTTGTCGATTGCTCGGCGCTCCCCTTGAGTACAGTAGCATCTCTG
This window encodes:
- a CDS encoding uncharacterized protein (EggNog:ENOG41~TransMembrane:2 (o248-267i557-578o)), with the protein product MDLDSTSKNAAAISKKRTRILLSCAPCRNSKLKCDRGQPCGQCAKKGRLDLCVYAPKPEKKRPAAKGVAARLKRLEGMVREMMDDEGSHKPQTTRESGGPVAPQVKGQVVHGDHATTYIGATHCLAMLEDIEDIKAYFDDPGDSEDEFGPGDELEGPEMLLYSRGAPSNRQELLAQLPERHVVDRLVTRYFSSKSPSQRQYIAFNPSLCRVYETFFLEADLWDADIIHRPTFTKEYVQFWQNPNQVSLHWIALLFTVLTMGVFFNNFSAPDEVEGDSPVSIKDRIKQYRSAAGWALIWGKYSQPTAVTIPAFILYVEADFVLNRAAQMNCYILSGVCLRLMLKMGFHRDPSHLANISPFEGEMRRRQWNMAVQIDLLVSFHMGLPSMLGGIEADTDLPRNLEDDDFDDSCKELPTPRPDSVYSTMTYAIHKSRLLRVFRKIAQQAHSLTPPSYSEVLQLDNLLKEAWNSVPSFMYVKPLEECIGEEPHQIIQRYGLASLYHKCRCVLHRRYLAETVPKPEHDYSRNQCLDAAITLLGFQYSSWLGCRPGNVLGRSGWFMTSLAVHDFMLAAMILYLTIQNESYSDDGNGFSTAGRQRESPTKDELIEMIKRSYDISRQVFNKLTDLKKTADTLAVMLAKLGRPVDRISPASSSTQPSGGELSRSASSHVISSSLDVTGNLSDYATASGFEDSASSSGPTPFSQGHPVTTAANTSTILTNGNAPMANGLDQFDMSWMLSANNVDWRHLDASLAQNVVGGSGSDAAQTWAERLQLDDVDMMTTDLWNMASEGRSQGI